In Streptomyces sclerotialus, the DNA window GCAGCCGGCCCGGTGCGGGCGCCGCGGCGGCCGGGCCCGGCTTCCGCTCGGCGGTGGCCGCGAGGTCGCCCGCGCGGATGGCCCGTACGGCGGCCTCCAGCAGCGTGCTGTCCGGGGGCGGCGGGCCGTCGGGGACCGGGGCCGGGGCGGCGCGTGGCGGGGTGCGGTAGGCGTCGGCGCGGGCGATCACCACATCGCCCTCGGCGGACTCGGCGGCCGGCGCGTACCCCATCGCGCGCAGCCCTTCGAGGAGCGCGTCCGGCGCGGCCTGCGCGGCCAGCACGGTCGGCGCGAGGCGGCGCAGCCGGAGCCCGTCGGCGCGCCGGTCGGCCAGGATCTCGTTCAGCAGCGCGTCGTCGTCGCAGCGCACGTAGGCGGAGGCGGCGCCGACCCGCAGCTGTCCGTGTCTGCGTGCCACGTCGTCGATCAGGTACGCCAGCGGCTGCGGCACCGGCGTACGGGAGTGGGCCGCGAGGAAGGCCTGGATGTCGGCGGCGGACCGGCCGGCGTCCAGGGCGCGGCGTACGGAGCCGGGCGTGAAGCGGTAGACCGTCGCGCCGCCCTTGGACTCCACCTCGGCCAGGACGTCGAGCGCGTCGGCGAGCGGGCGCTCCAGGGGGCCCGGCGCGACGGCGGTCAGGTCGGCCTGGAGGAGGACGTGGTCCAGGGGGGTGGGCAGCAGCGGGGCGAGGGCAGCGGCGGCGGCCCGGCCGGCCTGCGCGGGGTCGGCGTCCGGTGCCGTCTCCAGGAGGGCGCGGGTGTGGCCCGCCAGGGCGCCGCGGCCGGTGAGGCCCAGGAGTTCGGCCTCGTGGAGGGACCACAGGGCGATGCGGGAGCGGAGGTCCTGGGGGGCGGCGTGCGCCGCGTTCTGGGCGGCGTTCCGATCGGCGGCGTGGCCGTTGTCCTCGGCGGTGCCGGGGGCTGCCTGCGCCGCGCCGCGGAGCGGCCGTTCCCAGCGCAGCCGGGCCAGGACGGCGTCCTGCGGGACGGCGGTGCCCGGCGGGACGCTGCCGAGCAGGGTGAGGACGCGGCGGCGTACGTCCGGGGCCGGGGAGCGGTCCAGGTGCGGGCCGAGCGCGGCGAGGGTGCGGCCCTTGGCGTCGGCGGTGCCGACCAGTCCTGCCGTGCGGGTCGCGGCGAGCCAGGCGGTGGCCAGCCGGACCCAGCGTTCCTCGGCGGGCAGCTGCCGCCAGTCCTCGGCGGCGGGGGTGGGCGCGTACCGCTCGTCGGCCTCGCCGTCCGAGGCCACCAGCCCGGCCGCGTACGCCAGTTCCAGCCAGAAAGCGGCGGTGTGCACGCCGGTGTCCAGCGCGGTCGCGGTCCGCTTGAGGTCGCGGACGCTCAGGCCGCCGGCGCGCAGTACGGCCGGGCCGCCGAGGTCCCACTCCTTGAGCAGCTCCTCGACCGTGGCGAGCGCGGTGAACGCCTGGCCGGCCGCCGTACGGTCCACCATGTCCGGGTCGCGTGCGGTGGCCGGCGCGAGGGCGGGCGGCTGCGGCTCCGGTGCCCGGTGCGCGCGCCCGGCGCGCAGATGCAGGGCGGCCTCGCGGGGGAGCACGACGTTGCGCGCCCCGACCGGGAGCAGGACGCCGCGGTCCAGCAGCCAGCGGAGGTGCGGCGCGGGGTGCGCGGTCACCGCGCCGTACGGCGGGCCCCAGACCAGCCGGTCCAGGACGGCGAGCGACTCGGCGGGCGCGTCGTCCAGCAGCGCCGACATGGCGGCGCGGTCCTCGAAGAGCGAGGTCAGCGCGGCGACGGCGGTCACCGGGTCGGGGGTGGTGGGCAGTCCGGCGGTGGCCAGGATCTCCTGGAGGCGGCCGGGGGACATGCCGGCGGTCGCCTCGGCGACGGTGGGGCCGAGGCCGGTGGGGGAGGGGTGGGTGGCGCTGGGGGTGAGCAGTTCGCGTGCGGTACGGACGAGCCGGAGGCGGTCGTCCGGGCCCCAGACCAGGGCCTGGGCGCGGAGGGTGGCCAGCGCCTCGGGGAGGCGGTCGGCGACGGCCTTCCGCAGCCCGGGGTCGGTGTCGGGAGCGTCCTCGTCGCCCGTCATCAGCCCGGCGAGCGTGGCGTACGGGCAGGGGTCGGGGGCGACGGCGAGCGCCTCG includes these proteins:
- a CDS encoding helicase-associated domain-containing protein, with the translated sequence MSGSNPSPRTLAEELRNRPDDDLSALLRARPDLLNPVPGDLTQLATRAGTRASVVRAVERLDSFALQTAEALAVAPDPCPYATLAGLMTGDEDAPDTDPGLRKAVADRLPEALATLRAQALVWGPDDRLRLVRTARELLTPSATHPSPTGLGPTVAEATAGMSPGRLQEILATAGLPTTPDPVTAVAALTSLFEDRAAMSALLDDAPAESLAVLDRLVWGPPYGAVTAHPAPHLRWLLDRGVLLPVGARNVVLPREAALHLRAGRAHRAPEPQPPALAPATARDPDMVDRTAAGQAFTALATVEELLKEWDLGGPAVLRAGGLSVRDLKRTATALDTGVHTAAFWLELAYAAGLVASDGEADERYAPTPAAEDWRQLPAEERWVRLATAWLAATRTAGLVGTADAKGRTLAALGPHLDRSPAPDVRRRVLTLLGSVPPGTAVPQDAVLARLRWERPLRGAAQAAPGTAEDNGHAADRNAAQNAAHAAPQDLRSRIALWSLHEAELLGLTGRGALAGHTRALLETAPDADPAQAGRAAAAALAPLLPTPLDHVLLQADLTAVAPGPLERPLADALDVLAEVESKGGATVYRFTPGSVRRALDAGRSAADIQAFLAAHSRTPVPQPLAYLIDDVARRHGQLRVGAASAYVRCDDDALLNEILADRRADGLRLRRLAPTVLAAQAAPDALLEGLRAMGYAPAAESAEGDVVIARADAYRTPPRAAPAPVPDGPPPPDSTLLEAAVRAIRAGDLAATAERKPGPAAAAPAPGRLPRTTSAETLATVQAAALTSSALWIGYVNADGAASQRVIAPVRVEGGFVTAYDHTADEVRTYALHRITGVAELADDAAS